In a single window of the Magnolia sinica isolate HGM2019 chromosome 7, MsV1, whole genome shotgun sequence genome:
- the LOC131251450 gene encoding putative metallophosphoesterase At3g03305 isoform X2 encodes MDAVIRGSGMDKKSFFDIRGNHDKYGVPYVGDKLDFFSNYSISSELNRLGTIQSVSLVGRDWKYIFLGIDDSMDIGLRGPSNLFGHVTDERIETVESELEYWDRDPDAQVTKVVFGHFPMSFTASSEMGKRYESMFGRQSVSAYLCGHLHAKFSKHLWKLHSIELPSDSKQPKKLQQFWEWELGDWKESRLMRILGIDGGQVSFVDIELLARHEPKQDDFQTTILITHPIDSRSMNRINSDCCILRKDISVLVFSSKPIINVTAKVFDSSKDFMLVEELQLHATSPADNGPLFRAKWDTGKYMDASASRFRLQVLVFDHYGKETASSPRPFSVDGKLARLPMTWLAYLVLHIRWETLYSVLLWSNAAFLIVLLLLPKLLNHFMARNASYQKWAMSVSVSLPIGQRRYFFWPLWFLIEGSRDTKLWWAMVLYLFYLFRFPWFFGRATSENGPITSMSMNGWTVQFADIPIRKDGLGTPDIIGITLPFMYLIVSPSFLLIYCLVVERSAFFMHSNRKSSCSKEPISSKMDSEHTDGTPSKSSKSINTPPCRICKGWTRTVLLLVCFVVAYMHFRQCSYLMASYGVGPVALSPGLSWAPPLLLAASVYSTQSSSKSNRAET; translated from the exons ATGGATGCAGTCATCAGAGGAAGTGGCATGGACAAGAAATCATTCTTTGACATAAGAGGGAATCATGATAAATATGGAGTTCCGTATGTTGGTGACAAGCTGGATTTCTTCTCGAATTACAGTATTAGCTCAGAGCTAAACAGGCTTGGCACCATCCAAAGTGTATCTCTTGTG GGAAGAGACTGGAAATACATCTTTCTGGGCATAGATGATTCGATGGACATTGGACTCCGTGGGCCCTCAAATTTGTTCGGCCATGTAACTGATGAAAGGATTGAAACCGTCGAATCAGAGCTTGAATACTGGGATAGAGATCCTGATGCACAAGTCACAAAGGTTGTCTTTGGACATTTTCCAATGTCCTTTACTGCTTCTTCAGAAATGGGAAAGCGCTACGAAAGTATGTTTGGAAGGCAGTCAGTCTCTGCATATCTCTGCGGTCATCTTCATGCCAAGTTCAGCAAACATCTTTGGAAGCTTCATTCAATTGAATTGCCATCTGATTCCAAACAGCCAAAGAAATTACAACAGTTTTGGGAGTGGGAACTAGGAGACTGGAAGGAGTCCAGATTGATGAGGATTCTTGGTATAGATGGGGGGCAAGTTTCTTTTGTGGATATCGAACTTCTTGCCAGGCATGAGCCCAAACAGGATGATTTCCAAACCACCATCCTCATCACACATCCCATTGATTCAAGAAGTATGAATAGAATCAATTCAGATTGTTGTATCTTGAGAAAAGATATCAGTGTTCTTGTCTTCTCTTCCAAACCCATCATCAACGTGACTGCTAAAGTATTTGATTCATCAAAGGATTTCATGTTAGTGGAAGAACTACAACTTCATGCCACTAGTCCTGCTGACAATGGACCCTTGTTCCGTGCCAAATGGGACACTGGCAAATACATGGATGCATCTGCATCTCGTTTCCGGCTGCAGGTACTGGTATTTGATCATTATGGGAAGGAGACTGCAAGTTCTCCAAGGCCATTTTCGGTTGATGGTAAACTCGCTCGTTTGCCAATGACATGGTTGGCGTATTTGGTACTTCATATAAGATGGGAGACCCTTTATTCTGTTCTGCTCTGGAGCAATGCAGCCTTCCTCATTGTGCTGCTTTTGCTTCCGAAACTACTCAACCATTTCATGGCACGGAATGCATCATATCAGAAGTGGGCAATGTCAGTTTCTGTATCTTTGCCGATTGGTCAGAGACGGTACTTCTTCTGGCCACTCTGGTTCTTGATAGAGGGCTCTCGAGATACAAAGTTGTGGTGGGCCATGGTACtctatcttttttatttattcagATTTCCGTGGTTTTTCGGACGTGCAACATCAGAGAATGGCCCAATCACCAGCATGTctatgaatggatggacggttcaaTTTGCAGACATTCCGATTAGGAAAGATGGGCTTGGCACACCCGACATAATAGGGATCACCCTTCCTTTCATGTATCTCATTGTTAGTCCTTCGTTTCTTCTAATTTATTGCTTGGTTGTGGAAAGGTCGGCATTTTTCATGCACTCCAACAGGAAATCAAGTTGCTCAAAGGAGCCGATATCTTCAAAGATGGATTCAGAGCATACTGATGGTACTCCATCGAAGTCTAGCAAGAGCATAAATACACCCCCATGTAGGATATGCAAAGGTTGGACAAGGACGGTGCTTTTGTTGGTGTGTTTCGTTGTTGCCTACATGCATTTCAGG CAATGCTCTTACCTCATGGCGTCTTATGGAGTGGGTCCTGTTGCTCTCTCTCCTGGtctctcatgggccccaccattattacTGGCTGCATCTGTTTATTCAACTCAATCGTCATCGAAGAGTAATCGTGCAGAGACATGA